A stretch of Triticum aestivum cultivar Chinese Spring chromosome 1D, IWGSC CS RefSeq v2.1, whole genome shotgun sequence DNA encodes these proteins:
- the LOC123181589 gene encoding RING-H2 finger protein ATL39, whose translation MATAAHARRLGASRDDPSAAPTSGRSQFDLSSGAATAVVFLSIILCFILLCTYCRCARQRAMAAARGGRAMRHGFPSALLRPADGAALPVVRYADAGAGAKKGQQPEGDCPVCLEAFGDDDGVKVVPACGHVFHAPCIDRWLDVRNSCPVCRCVVVCHYADRAGPGASDDADDQEIVLERVVAMIEAIREEEAAARRAPATARVRG comes from the coding sequence ATGGCCACGGCGGCGCACGCGAGACGGCTGGGGGCCTCGCGCGACGATCCGTCGGCCGCCCCGACGTCGGGGAGGTCCCAGTTCGACCTCTCGTCGGGGGCGGCCACCGCCGTGGTGTTCCTCTCCATCATCCTCTGCTTCATCCTGCTCTGCACCTACTGCCGCTGCGCTCGGCAGCGCGCCATGGCGGCCGCGCGCGGCGGCCGCGCCATGCGCCACGGCTTCCCGAGCGCCCTCCTCCGCCCGGCCGACGGCGCGGCGCTCCCCGTGGTGCGCTATGccgacgccggcgccggcgccaagaAGGGGCAGCAGCCCGAGGGGGACTGCCCCGTCTGCCTCGAGGCCTTCGGCGACGACGATGGCGTCAAGGTCGTCCCGGCGTGCGGCCATGTCTTCCACGCCCCCTGCATCGACCGGTGGCTCGACGTGCGCAACTCATGCCCAGTCTGCCGGTGCGTCGTGGTCTGCCACTACGCCGACCGCGCAGGCCCGGGTGCCAGCGacgacgccgacgaccaggagatCGTCCTGGAGCGCGTGGTCGCCATGATCGAAGCGATAAGAGAAGAGGAGGCCGCGGCGAGGCGCGCGCCGGCGACTGCGAGGGTCCGGGGGTGA